The following proteins are encoded in a genomic region of Necator americanus strain Aroian chromosome II, whole genome shotgun sequence:
- a CDS encoding hypothetical protein (NECATOR_CHRII.G4787.T1): MIFTSIPLCPSTSDVWPSNDVWSYRMVFLCHPELTKWKERMCRHGRKIFMESDVAELEADVSERTRVLTRNFLEVDLRQTASLVIHYDSGMKFNVFLYVEKD, translated from the exons ATGATCTTCACATCGATTCCGTTGTGTCCGTCCACATCCGACGTATGGCCATCGAATGACGTGTGGAGTTATCGAATGGTTTTCCTCTGCCATCCAG aattaacaaaatggaaagaacGGATGTGCCGCCACGGAAGAAAGATTTTCATGGAATCGGACG TCGCCGAGTTGGAAGCAGACGTGTCGGAGAGGACGAGGGTACTGACTCGTAACTTCCTCGAGGTTGACCTTCGCCAAACTGCCTCGTTGGTGATCCACTACGACTCTGGAATGAAGTTCAACGTGTTCTTGTATGTAGAAAAGGATTAA